TCTGTCTCCCTGTGGTAGAAATAGTTGAAGTTCGAGACGATGACGGGGACGGGCAGCGCAATGGTCAATACCCCTGCAATGGCGCACAGAGTCCCCACGATCTTCCCACCCAGGGTGGTGGGACACATGTCTCCATAGCCAACGGTCGTCATCGTGACCACAGCCCACCAGAAGCCATCGGGGATGCTGGAGAAATGGGACTGTGGCTCATCCACTTCTGCAAAGTAGACGGCGCTGGAGAAGAGGATGACGccgatgaagaggaagaagatgagcAAGCCCAGCTCCCGCATGCTGGCCTTCAGGGTCTGCCCCAGGATCTGCAGCCCCTTGGAGTGCCGGGAAAGCTTGAAGATGCGGAAGACCCTGACCAGCCGGATGATCCGCAGGATGGCCAAAGACATGTTCTGCTGCCCATTGAGTTCGCTCTGCTGGATCAGCTCAGTGGTGAGTGTCACGAAGTAGGGGATGATGGACACAATGTCGATAATGTTCATGATGTTCCTGAAGAACTCGGTCTTGCTGGGGCACACAATGAACCGGACAAATAGCTCGAAGGAGAACCAGATGATGCAGGCAGTCTCTATGACGAAGAAAGGGTCTGTGAAGGTACTGTGGGCCAGCAAGGTGTCTGTCAGATTCTTAGAAAGCTCCTGGGTGGACTGAAACTCCCTTTCCTCCCTGAACTCTGGCAAGGTCTCCATGCAGAAGATGATGATGGAGATGACAATGACTAGGACAGAGACCAACGCTACACCCCTGGCTGCACTGGAGCTTTCAGGGTACTCGAAGAGCAGCCAGAATTGCCTGTGAAAGTCATTGGTTGGTAAGAGGGTCTCAGGGTCCTTGATGAACCCTTCATCCTCCCTGAACTGGTCCATGGCTTCATCACCCAGCTCATAGAAGGTGATTTCATCAGCAAAGACGTCGATGGGGACATTGGCTGGGCGCCGTATTTTCCCACCGGACTGGTAATAGTACAGGATCCCATCAAAACTGGGCCTGTTCCTATCAAAGAAATATTCATTCCTCATGGAGTCAAAGTACCGCATCCTCTTTTCCGGGTCTCCAAGCAAGGTCTCAGGGAACTGGTTGAGGGTCTTGAGCCGCGTCTCAAACCTCAGTCCAGCGATGTTGATGATGACTCGCTGGTCCCCCTCATCCATGCCCACCCTCTCCCCCACCAGGTGCTCACTGAACTCGGCAGAGAACCTGGAGAAAATGGTCTCATTGTTGGCATTCTCACTGTTGATAAGGATTCTCAAGTTGGAGAGGAGGTTGGCGCAGCTGGGATGGCCTTTCCGCGACTGGCCAGCCGGGCTGAGGTCATTTGAATAACAGGGATCCTCCACGATCTGATCAGCGTTGTCAAAACTGACTAGTGCCACCTCCATCTCCTTCCAACTGGACACGTCCATCATACACTAATCAGATTAGCAGCATAAATCCCCGGTCGGATGCCGGCAGCTTGAGTCTTTCCCACGCTATGAGGATCTGCAAGTGAACGGACAGGGAGACAGAGCTGAATTGTGCATATGTATTGTTTGGCTCGACTGAAAAGAGTAGAACAAACCCGAGGTCAGAAAAccctatatttttttaatggaaacattcATTTCATTGACTGGCAAAAGCCTCATATTTCCAGCAAGTTGTTCATCTCCAGATCCTGCAAGCCCTTTTGGCATGGCTTCATTATAATTGTTAAACTTCCCAACAGCATTTACAGCACCCAAGGATAAAAGGTCAGGCAGTAGTAGAGGATGGGGATGAACCCAGGTGTCCCACCCAGCCTTTCCCCAGTAATCCCATCCCTGCAGAACAAGGGGtcatttcagacattttcaggTGCAGGTCCAGAGTTTGGAGCAGGGTTTGGAGGTATTAAACATGGATGTCCTGTTTAGCAGCAGCGCTTTCTCCAGCTGGGAGAGGCATTGGGTCAAACCCCAGGAGGTCCTGGGCACATTGCAGCTGGGTCAACTGGAAAGCAATTCCCAGATTAGGGGCCACACTGGGATTTGGGGAGTGCAGTCCATGAGGAAAGCAGGTCAAGAGGAGAAGGACATGTCCACCAGCCTTGGAGGCCCCTTTGCTCTGCATGAAGAGGGGTACCCCTTGTCTTGATCTAGACTTTGGGGTGGGCAGTGGGTGAGGTGATGTCCTCCAGAGCTCTCCTAGGCCTCCTTCATGGTAGACCTGATATTCCCAGCCACAGGAAGAAGATGAGGACTAAACACTCAGGTCACTTGGAGAGCATCTTTTGGATAGATTTTTTCCTAGACCGGCTCTGTCAGGCACTCGGCAACGGACCCAATGTCCCCAAAATACTCCTGGGTGCACATCTCCCCGACACGCCGCTGCTGTTGTACTGAACTCGGAGGCAAAATCAAAGAGGAGTCCAGGGACCAGTCCAAGTTATGGAGCTGGGAAATAACCAGTCCTGCCTCAGGGAGAAGCATGAACAGAATTTAGAGGTTAATGGGAAATTGTTCTAGGTAGATTTGCCCAAAAATGCAATTTCCAAGTAAATTCAACCCCctgatttattttcccttcagctCGTTCCCCCACAAATATGTTTTCCAGACATAAGAAACCACAGAGGGACACACAGAGCTGTTCCACGTGACCACTAATCACCAAGGGCACGCTGGctttcttacccagcaaagttCAGAGAGAGGGAGCGAAAAAACCCAAATGCCCTCGACTGCCAAGAATAGCAACGCAATTTAGGCCACgtctgcacagagcagcagcGGCACTGGGGCTGGTCCTGCGATGAGGACGCTCTCCACCACAGGCTTTGTTTCCTGCAACCAGGTGCTGCAAAGGGACCATCCTGTCCATGGGGACCAAGCTGCACCTCAACCCCCCTATTTAACTGAAGTCATTTGGGGCTCTGAAGTTTTTCCGTCCCCTTTCCCCAGAAGCGGACTCATCCGTCCGTGCTGATGCACTGCTGGTGAAGTTGGGTTGGACAAGCTAGAAACCCAAACTTGTTGCAGAAGTAGACGTTAACATCACAGCTTGCTACAAATCCTCCCTCTTTGCTCTCAGCATTACAACCCTGAAAGAAAACTTCATAGAGGAGCCAACATCCATATCCCAGACGAGGGCTCAACCTTGCTCTTTCCTCAGCAGAGTCATGAGATTTGGGATTTGTGGACAAATCCCAGAATTTATCATAAGCTACTTAAAGATCATgtttctttgcttaaaaaaaaagccatggaGCATGGTTGTTCTTAGGCGTCCATCTCTATAAAGCTGCTTCTGGCTGGTTTCATGCTGATTTTCCCACCTGGGGACATTTAGAGAGGAATATTCGGCGCAATGGGGCAGAAGTGATGCCTGGAGGAAGCAACAGCAGCACGATTTTGCACCCAAAGCAACCTGCTGCAAAGCTGAAAAGCCCCAGTGACTCTAAACCCAAGTCCTCAGCCCCAGTGATGGACACGTGTCCTGCTCAGGCATGTCCGAGGCACAGCGGCTCTCCGCGGGGCTGGATTCAGCTCAGGCTGGACGTTTCGGTGGCTTTGTTGTAAGGCTGTTGTGGGCAGGGTGAGATGTAGCATTGGAGCAATGGGGGGTGCAGAAAGTGCAACACAACCTCTGTGGGGAGACAACAACTGAGAGCTGCAGATAATCCACGCTTCAGTGCCCATGTAGCATCAGGACGGAGGCAAAGGGCTACTGCGATAAGCCCAGCCTAAACAAAGCTGGTTTGAATCTTTTGGAGGAAAAACAAGcactaaagaaaaaaggaaaagcagcacataTCTTTCCCCTCTTgtgtattcttatttttttcttaatataactgccaaagatgaattttaaatcagaaaaaaaaaaaagaagaaaatcagtttgaATCAGGAGAGTGGGAGCGTTGTGCTCAGCTGGAGGGGTGAGCTGAACCACTCCACCACACCTCCGTCCCGGTGGGAGAGCCCAGAGGGGACCACGTGCCTGGGAGCTTCTCTTGACCATGGAGCAAAGTTAAAGCAGCTAAAGCTGACTGTGAAATTACATCCTAAGTCAGCGCCGTGAGATGATCTCGGTATTTTAAGTATTAAGCGTGCTTAACTCTTAATACTGCACACTGGCACTGCAGCCAAGAAAATTCCCCAGTCCTTGCTTGGTAGGAGAGCTTCAACCCAAGACCTTCTGTCACAGAAGAAATCACGGTATCTTGAAATCTGGCTTTGCTCCACAGTCTCCACGCACATTGAActgagcaccccccccccccccccccagcatcatccctcatggggaaactgaggcacagagctgtgAAGGGACAATTTGCATGTCATGGTCACAGTTGAGAGTGGACAGTTGTGCTCAACCTCCCCACTTGGACACGGAAAGGTGCATTTTAGCTCCGCTTCAAGCCCTCGGGGGAGATGCCCAAGGGACGCAGGACTCTGACTTCCCTTTTCTTGCCTTCAAAGCCCCAAAATGTGCTGATGTCTGCGTCTCCCTGTCACCGGAGGTAGGTGCCCCACCTGTCCCCACGCCCCCAGACCACCCCATCTGTCTCATTTTGAAGTTAAACTAAAATGAATGGCACTGCCCGAAGCCACAAAACATCCTCCCACAGCTTTGCGACTCACACTCCCGGCTCCAGTGGAGGCTTGAACTAGAAAGTTgcctcattttttcctcctaaatCACCTAACATCTGCTT
The sequence above is a segment of the Strix uralensis isolate ZFMK-TIS-50842 chromosome 24, bStrUra1, whole genome shotgun sequence genome. Coding sequences within it:
- the KCNA10 gene encoding potassium voltage-gated channel subfamily A member 10; its protein translation is MMDVSSWKEMEVALVSFDNADQIVEDPCYSNDLSPAGQSRKGHPSCANLLSNLRILINSENANNETIFSRFSAEFSEHLVGERVGMDEGDQRVIINIAGLRFETRLKTLNQFPETLLGDPEKRMRYFDSMRNEYFFDRNRPSFDGILYYYQSGGKIRRPANVPIDVFADEITFYELGDEAMDQFREDEGFIKDPETLLPTNDFHRQFWLLFEYPESSSAARGVALVSVLVIVISIIIFCMETLPEFREEREFQSTQELSKNLTDTLLAHSTFTDPFFVIETACIIWFSFELFVRFIVCPSKTEFFRNIMNIIDIVSIIPYFVTLTTELIQQSELNGQQNMSLAILRIIRLVRVFRIFKLSRHSKGLQILGQTLKASMRELGLLIFFLFIGVILFSSAVYFAEVDEPQSHFSSIPDGFWWAVVTMTTVGYGDMCPTTLGGKIVGTLCAIAGVLTIALPVPVIVSNFNYFYHRETENEEKQILPGEVERLLTSVVTGNGSMESLNKTNGGYPREKAKK